The Coleofasciculaceae cyanobacterium genome contains a region encoding:
- the msrA gene encoding peptide-methionine (S)-S-oxide reductase MsrA, with amino-acid sequence MQTNVTSNQKATFGAGCFWKTENEFLNMPGVIKTSVGYMGGDFAHPSYLDVVARITGHAEVAQIEYNREIINYEELLNIFWRIHDPTSLNRQGADRGEQYRSVIFYHTPEQLQIARKSKLQLQQSGEYARDLVTEIKPAKDYYLATEDHQQYLKKKRNQSVFDHQLH; translated from the coding sequence ATGCAAACAAACGTTACCAGTAACCAAAAAGCAACCTTTGGTGCAGGGTGTTTTTGGAAAACAGAAAACGAATTTCTCAATATGCCAGGCGTAATTAAAACCTCGGTAGGATATATGGGAGGAGATTTTGCTCATCCTTCTTATCTTGATGTAGTAGCGAGAATTACAGGTCATGCCGAAGTAGCTCAGATTGAATACAATCGAGAAATAATCAACTACGAAGAGTTATTAAACATATTCTGGCGAATTCACGATCCGACAAGTTTGAACCGCCAGGGTGCAGATCGAGGCGAACAATATCGCTCTGTAATTTTCTATCACACACCAGAACAATTACAAATTGCTCGTAAATCTAAACTACAGCTACAGCAGTCTGGTGAATACGCTCGAGATCTAGTTACCGAAATCAAACCAGCTAAAGATTACTATCTGGCGACTGAAGATCATCAGCAATACCTGAAGAAAAAGCGCAATCAATCAGTCTTCGATCACCAGCTTCACTAA